ACCACCCCTAAATAACTCCTCCATCCTTTCTGCAAACTGCCCTCAATTAGACTTGACGAGCCTTGTTTCCCTTTAACACACCAAGATGGAAACGGAGGAGATCAGCTGTGCAGAATTCCAAGAGAAGGCAGGCCTGAAAAGAAAACTAACAGGCCCACCCAGACTTCTACTGGGCAAAACCAGATCGCCAGTTCAGGATGAGAAGTCAGATGCTCAAGCTTTGAGAAAGCAACGGCGAGACAAAAATAACGGCACAGCAGAAGAGCACCAAGGCAACAGTGATGCAGAATGTGAATCGCACCAGGTTATGTGTCAAAGCCCTCAAACTGCCTTCGCTGTAGAAGAACGAGAAACTTGCACAGATCCCCCAGAAGAGTCTCTGGAAGCAGTGTCAAAGTCAGAAGAGAGGAGGGTCAAAGGACAACATGGCAAGAGTGGGCTGAGGAGAAGCAGAGCTAAAGCAACAATTAGAAGGATGTTCTCCCCGGCCTTGATGTGTGTTCGAAGGAGAAAGCAATTAGATACTAAATCTGTGGAAGATGCAGAAGACAGTGCGACAAACAGAGCACACATCAGCCTTGAAGGCACTAAGGATACTACACATGAACTCCTGACCCTTTCAGGTGACTCCTTTAATGTGACTGAAGGGTGCAAAGCAGGCCTGCTTAAGAAGGAAAGcacaagaaaaggaaaaagaaagttcCGTGTTAGAATGTGGCccattttcaggagactttcagCAACATCCAGCAGCAATCAGAAGCAAAAAAAGGGCAGCGCAGGTCAAGATCATGACACTTTTATTGAAATAACCTCCGAAAGATCCAACTCTGCAGACGATCAGCCTGATTACTGTGCTCCCGAGCCATCTGGGGATAAAGCtgtggctgagcagctgaaagGATCAAGTGAGATTCACGAGGACATGGCAAGGATCCATGAGGAAAGCTGTCCAGGGAAAGATCTAGATCACAAGGAAGAGGGTACAGATAAAGTTACCCTGAGTGCAGAGGTGAGTGCTAACCTTAGTCATGAGCAGGTTGATGAAGTATGCTGTTCTGAACAGGGTGTACACAAATACCACCTCTCAAACGTAAAGGGTGAAGAGAACATGAATACACAGATTACTGAGACAGAACCTGGTGGTCTCTCAGACTCAGGTCTCTCAGATGAGTGTAATTCAGAAATTAGAAAGAAAGTCCCTGAGGACTCCCCAGATATTAGTACTAGTAATATGGTAGTCCTAAACGACTTAGATAAGATTGCAAAATGCCAGCCAGTCATTAAAATCGAAGATGTTCACTCATCAGATGAAGAAGTCCAAGAACCTATGGAGAACGACACTCTACAGCATAATACACTGTCACCACTTCTCTCAGTAAATGGGTCCTGTCACAGATTTAAAGTTAACAGAACGGTGAAAAACACGTTACAGACTTTGGACCACAGTGGCAACAATAGTCAATTTTCAGAGATCTTACTGGTGCAGACTGCATTCTCCTTGGTTCATGCAGCCATTACTGGTGCTATGGAACAGCTTTCAGCTGAGCTGCAGAGTAATCAGATAGATCAGGACCATGCgtgatttacagtactgtgcaaatcaGAAACCATCTCTGATCTGTTTAGGTTGTAGTcaacacagccattaagtatGTTACtcatttttaagattaagtgacccttattagtcccacaatggtgaaatttcacctctgcaattaacccatccgtgaagtgaaacaccgcaTACAGACATTAGGGAGTAGTgacagagcggtgggcagccctatccgcagtgcctggggagcagttgggggttagatgccttgttcaaggacacctgaGTCAtatactgtcggctctggggatcaaaccagtgaccttccggtcacagggctggttccctaacctccagcccatgtcTGCCCCACTTTTCAGCGTTAGGGGGAAAAAACGAGCAGAAAACTGATGTTTAAGAGGAAATTAGGCAGCAGCATGAACAACTACATAGAACATGACATTTTTTGGCACATAGCATGCCCACTATTTGCCTTTTTATGACTATATACTATGTTTATCTTTAAGGCAACTGGTCATAAAgcatatgtacagtactgtccaccctttcatttaattGCAGttgaaacagccattaagtataaACTGTTAACTTTTCAGCAtctagaaaaaggaaaaaaaaacatagatgggtcaacaactaaacatacagttcttttcagtatttaatgtgcccactttgtctttactacagcttccattcttttcaggacacttttttcaaggaaatctgcagggatgtttttacacacatttaaagttcagtcttagttgGTTGCATTAtctgcttctcacaatgcaAGTAATCCCAACACATTCAGTGTATTGGGgactgggctctggggtggtcaatcGCCCTTCCAACAGTTTCTctattttttctcagtaacagcttcttgatagctacacatccttccagAGTTATGGTGATGAGTTGTTCTCTCAAAGTTGTAgggtggacagaaacatctgtggatgtttCGAacttgaagcaagagtggagcttgattttctcctctctcttaaagatgaaagctttaagttctgtttttctgatggtgatACTTATGGTGGTcgaccaggtcttgcatggttgtcccggtttctctgtatcttttaataactccttttttacttattttcacgtATTATGCAAGTTATTAATCCTGTATCTCTTAAGATCTCTTCAGAAATAActtctgaaaatgaataacttgtatttaatggctgttttgaccggACATTAAAGACATGAAGAGTGGCCTCTGAGTTTTGTGCAGTTCTGTACAAAACCTACACTCCTAGCACGCAGCAAAAGGACACATTTTGTATGATCTTATCATTGGAGCGTGAATCTGGCCTCATGGTTggataaaaaaatcaatgtcCTTTATTCAGTCATCAGTGTTAGATGAGTTAGCATTGTATTGATTGCATTTTAATCATTCATGGTTACGCTGTTTATAAGAGAACAACAACAACTGTTAAATTACCACTAATGTGAACTATCATGCATATTGGCCTGTGTTATATGATTTTCCAGATTGTGATGTggatataataaatatgatattaTTGCAATGTGAATATATTGTTGTGGTTCAAATTTTGTCCTGTCCATTACATTCTATGTAGCTTACTCAACATTGTGGGCGTTCACATGTGCTGGAATTAGGCACAATCTGCCTAAAACGTGCAATTCACAAGtgctttatttcattatttctccCACAGTTCATATTTTCAGCCAGAATGTGACGACATTTTTCATATTACTGCAACATAAGTCTAGTTTCTATAGCAATGGATAACCCACGTATTAGTTAGCAGCTACACAACCACTCGTTTACCTCCCCGGAACCTTCTGTTGTGCAAGCACAAAATAAGACGTCTCATATGTTCTTAGTCTGTCATTTGTGTGGATGGTAAACCCGCAAGAATCATTCAAAGGctttgtttaaataaatgtaaatatgtggtGAGAGCAGACAGGCAAAGAATCACATATCCTCCTGTGGACCATGTTCATATTTAAATGCAGACCATATAGTAAAATGTTTCATGCTCTAATGCTCCTCTTAAGGGTAGGCCTAACTCCTCGACACGTCTGGTTTAAGGTCATTTTAGACTGACTGCTTGGTTTCTCTGGATTACTACGGGAGCAAACTGTGTTTGAGATTTGTAAATAACTCCTGTTCAGGAATCTACCCTTAACATTTTGAAACCTCTCAAGCAAatgctgccctctagtggaaaAAGGTGAAAAGCCATAACTTCAAAGCGGAGAGACTTTTGGAGGTACGATTAAAAAGGGGACGATTAAAAGGGAACTCCACAGATTTTCACAATTTCTTCATGGTtaagtcattaagatgtaaacaaagttatttagcatggttttatgtgaaatgctctattctGGAAAAATATTAAACACTCTTCTAACATCATCACTAGATGTGAAAAGCCAAGACACTCGTAAGTTCATGTGTAGGTcgttttgaataaaaaaaatggctatatttgcactgtagacattgcaacgcctggttcctatcaccatcactgtgaagaaACACCCTTTCCCTGTAGTGCACTATTTCACAGTGGTTAAGCACTATTAAACCACTAAATGTCTTTACATCTCAGTGAGTAAAAtatatacagaaaaataaaaatagaaaggcGTTTGTGGTTTACACTGTTTTTCTAATGCAGTGAATTTAAATGCAGTTCACTGAAAAtgccatttatttaaaaaaataatcagaacACAGTATTACACAACATTAATCAGTGCtgataaaataaaagtcataaTGAGACTTCAAAATGCACTCTACGAGTCACACAAGTGTCACAGACGTTAGCTTTTCACTGGTTTAAACTTCTCATCACAGTACACTGACCTCTTCTCGAGTGTTCAAAAAATACTACTCAAAATCTGGCCTGTGGGCTTTCCAGACACAAGTAGAAAgcgaatcatcatcatcatttgcTATTTACTATTCCATTAGAGACATAAAGGTCAGCTCTCAGAatgtaacacacacatttttcaccAGCGCTGATGACAGGTGACCTTTAAGACGGCGTGGTTTTAGGTGACAAAGTCAGTGATGTTACTGCAGTGGCCTTTGAACCTCGACATTATAGAGACACATTTTCACTTCTAGTGGCACAAACACATAATCCCAATTATGCAagcctgtttgtttatgtgctgaGGTACCAAGTATAGTGTTTATACGTTTACCATACAGTATAACCTTTGGCAGGTTTTCAGAGAATCATTTAAGCAGAAAGCACTGGTtggacccattctttcattacATTAGGCCAGTTCTTGGAGCATTTCACAAAATCAGGCACTGTATTTATGTGGTAATGCCAACATACCATACAATGAATGAAGGATGCTATTTTTGTGATTCACCACAGGCCGGATTTGGTTGGGCAACACTTTAAGTGCTTTTAGTGCTTTTAGTGTTGCTTGGCAAATAATTTTAAGGCACTGAACCCGATTTCACAGAGGATTAATCTCATATCTTTTAGGGTGGATTGTTCATGAATGTGAAGTCAATCTACCGGCTACACAACATTAAGAAAACAATTCTGTACTCATGTAGTCATTACAACAGCAATCTGACTTTCATCAGAAACCTATTTCAAATTCACTGTCTGCGCTGGTTTAGTTTGATGTGCATGTATCAGTCATTACAGTTTTAGAAAATACAGTATTACTGAACGAAACACAACATCTAGCTCCTCGGTCCAGCGTTGCTCAGCCACAACAGAATATACACATTGAACTCGTCAACAGAGTGTCAACAGCAGTTCTAGAACTGAAATGTACTAACAGGAGTTACATGAGACAAGACAGTGTCTGAGGTCAAAGCTGAGTGGAGACTGCATGTCAATGAAGAGTCCATGTGTCACTCCACAGTCACAGCATCTACGCTCTCCTGAGACACCTCCGAGTCCAGTGAGTAGCAGGAGCTGCCGTTGTCCTGAGTGTCCCGGACAGTCTCCTCGACTGCTGTGGCCGTTGCTGTGATGTCCGGCGGTCCCTCGCAGCCATGGAGGAGCTGGCCACAAAAGCGACCATAGCGATGGTAACGTAGAGGCTTACCCACATGGGCAAACATGTGCTCCTGCAACTGGCTCTTGTGGGAGAAGCGCAAGTTGCAGACTGCACAAGCCATTTTCCTCTTGCGGGTGAATCCTGCTGTCGGGCTGCTGCCCCCCCGCCTCAACTCGGCTGCCAACTCGTCGGCCAGTGCCTGACTTTGTCGCAAAGCCTCCTCTAAAGTGCCTCCATCCACTCGCTCCTTCTGAGCCCGTCTCTCTTCCGATCCCCTGGCATCTCCACCTCCATCCTCAGAGGGTCCTCCCTCCATCAGACTGCTGATGGAGGGCTCCAGTGTGCAGGCTGCATGAGTAAAAAGATGCTCCTGCAAGCCCTCAGGCGACAAGCAGCGTTCACCACAACGTGGACACAGCAGTGCCAAAGGACCATCCTTGAAGAGAGCTGCCTGGCAAGGGCTACCCTGGGTTGAGGGAAGAGAGCCAGGTGCCCGATGGTTCTCCTCCccttcctcctgctcctcctcttccactctctcttgCTTGATCCTGGTTGAAAGGGAGTTTGAATCGTCCCCCGAGGCCACAGAGGAGACAGTGCGAAGGCCTCGGGATGAGCGTTCCAATGGAAGACCCTCCAGGCCCAGAGCCAGAGTTGGCCGACCGCCATGAGAGCGGTCAGCCCGGGCACTGGAGCGCCCATCTTCAGTGTCCCGCGAGCCACTGGCCG
This genomic interval from Pygocentrus nattereri isolate fPygNat1 chromosome 4, fPygNat1.pri, whole genome shotgun sequence contains the following:
- the zbtb25 gene encoding zinc finger and BTB domain-containing protein 25 isoform X2; this translates as MGPKQPVDQSRLQDGIKFLHAYQLCRKTGEGGSDASSDPIRLSNLYGIQISSQLTAKESSGLKAASGSRDTEDGRSSARADRSHGGRPTLALGLEGLPLERSSRGLRTVSSVASGDDSNSLSTRIKQERVEEEEQEEGEENHRAPGSLPSTQGSPCQAALFKDGPLALLCPRCGERCLSPEGLQEHLFTHAACTLEPSISSLMEGGPSEDGGGDARGSEERRAQKERVDGGTLEEALRQSQALADELAAELRRGGSSPTAGFTRKRKMACAVCNLRFSHKSQLQEHMFAHVGKPLRYHRYGRFCGQLLHGCEGPPDITATATAVEETVRDTQDNGSSCYSLDSEVSQESVDAVTVE
- the zbtb25 gene encoding zinc finger and BTB domain-containing protein 25 isoform X1, yielding MDVSSHSLFLLQQLNVQREFGFLCDCTVAIGNVYFKAHRAVLAAFSNYFKMIFIHQSSECIKIQPTDIQPDVFSYLLHIMYTGMGPKQPVDQSRLQDGIKFLHAYQLCRKTGEGGSDASSDPIRLSNLYGIQISSQLTAKESSGLKAASGSRDTEDGRSSARADRSHGGRPTLALGLEGLPLERSSRGLRTVSSVASGDDSNSLSTRIKQERVEEEEQEEGEENHRAPGSLPSTQGSPCQAALFKDGPLALLCPRCGERCLSPEGLQEHLFTHAACTLEPSISSLMEGGPSEDGGGDARGSEERRAQKERVDGGTLEEALRQSQALADELAAELRRGGSSPTAGFTRKRKMACAVCNLRFSHKSQLQEHMFAHVGKPLRYHRYGRFCGQLLHGCEGPPDITATATAVEETVRDTQDNGSSCYSLDSEVSQESVDAVTVE